In Argiope bruennichi chromosome X1, qqArgBrue1.1, whole genome shotgun sequence, a single window of DNA contains:
- the LOC129958445 gene encoding uncharacterized protein LOC129958445, whose amino-acid sequence MGHSKRAPFSGQQSKPKKIIDNHFDTFFVIHRTSDLKETFHTVSPFLVEKAITGSLGKVESIRKLRSGDLLVEVKTRKQSQQILKLKNLATIPVSVSAHSSMNNCKGVITCGELFNETIEKITAELAFEGVTHVRRISVRRDGKLLPTKHLILTFHRPKLPEYIKVGYMRLPVRPYIPNPLRCFQCQRFGHAKTACRGTITCARCAEKGHESEHCNAQEKCVNCFGNHTSYSRSCPRWQIEKQIVAVKFKENISYPEARRRVTAQTPVPGISYASATQGKIDKNISRKLSLETSTNSDSEPSGNTVPETPKLQKATLRSKSQKSLALKLSKRGLSPKALPSKLKKSLVHNSVALDLASQGVAHKDLTSIFGGASKGPDLISLHPSEEEDEDLKMSCDISPTQSNVPTVSDATKIT is encoded by the coding sequence ATGGGTCATTCCAAAAGGGCTCCCTTCAGTGGACAACAATCGAAaccaaagaaaattattgataatcattttgacactttttttgtTATACATCGCACTTCTGATCTGAAAGAAACTTTCCATACTGTTTCACCATTTCTTGTCGAAAAGGCTATTACCGGGTCTCTCGGTAAGGTTGAGTCTATCCGTAAACTACGTTCAGGCGACCTTCTTGTGGAGGTCAAAACTCGTAAACAATCGCAGCAAATACTGAAGCTGAAAAACTTGGCCACTATACCAGTGTCGGTTAGCGCTCATTCTTCCATGAATAACTGCAAAGGAGTCATAACTTGTGGagaactttttaatgaaacaattgaaaaaattactGCAGAGTTAGCTTTTGAAGGAGTAACACACGTACGACGTATTTCTGTTCGTCGAGACGGAAAACTCCTTCCTACGAAGCATCTAATTCTCACATTCCACAGGCCTAAATTACCCGAGTATATCAAAGTTGGTTACATGAGATTACCGGTGAGACCATACATCCCAAATCCGCTACGATGCTTCCAATGTCAGAGGTTTGGTCACGCTAAAACTGCCTGCCGCGGGACAATCACATGCGCCCGCTGTGCGGAGAAAGGTCATGAAAGTGAACACTGTAACGCACAAGAGAAGTGTGTTAACTGCTTCGGTAATCATACTTCTTATTCCCGCTCCTGTCCTCGTTGGCAAATTGAAAAGCAAATTGTAGCTGTGAAGTTTAAAGAGAATATATCGTATCCTGAGGCAAGACGCAGAGTCACAGCACAGACACCGGTACCTGGTATCAGTTATGCCTCTGCGACACaaggaaaaattgataaaaatattagcaGGAAACTATCACTTGAAACCTCCACCAACTCTGATTCTGAACCATCTGGAAATACTGTTCCAGAGACACCTAAATTGCAAAAAGCTACTTTAAGGTCTAAGTCACAAAAATCTCTCGCTTTGAAACTCTCAAAGCGCGGTCTTTCACCAAAAGCGCTACCCTCTAAACTGAAAAAATCTCTTGTTCATAATTCAGTTGCTTTGGATTTGGCGTCACAAGGCGTAGCCCATAAAGATTTAACGTCTATTTTTGGTGGCGCCTCCAAAGGCCCAGACCTCATTTCTCTACATCCATctgaagaagaggatgaagaTCTGAAAATGAGTTGTGATATTTCACCAACTCAATCTAATGTTCCAACTGTTTCTGATGCAACAAAAATTACTTAA